One region of Ornithinibacter aureus genomic DNA includes:
- a CDS encoding 8-amino-7-oxononanoate synthase → MNSPLDWIRAAAASRDAAGLTRRLVTTKTGDGLDLAGNDYLGLRTHPAVIAGAVAAAETYGGGAGASRLVSGTLPIHDELEAALTALTGAPSALVLSTGYAANLAALTTLADAGTLIVSDEHTHASLIDGCRLSRAAVTVSRHNDLDHVADLLSRRDAPRAVVVAESIYSVLGDAAPVEDLIALTDEVGALLIIDEAHALGVVGPRGGGLVAAAGQAGAEHVVVTGTLSKAFGSQGGAVLSSPDIREHLVNTARPFIYDTGLAPAAAGAALAALGVLADHPELLDRLGATAARLAEACGVPTPAGAVMSVRMPGPHEAVDAVELARAHGIRIGCFRPPSTPDGSSRLRLTAHADLDDADLERACAVLETLVPDHG, encoded by the coding sequence GTGAACAGCCCTCTCGACTGGATCCGCGCCGCGGCCGCCTCCCGTGACGCCGCGGGCCTGACCCGACGCCTGGTGACGACGAAGACCGGCGACGGCCTCGACCTCGCGGGCAACGACTACCTCGGGTTGCGCACCCACCCGGCGGTCATCGCGGGGGCCGTCGCCGCGGCCGAGACCTACGGCGGCGGGGCGGGTGCGTCACGCCTGGTCAGCGGCACCCTGCCCATCCACGACGAGCTCGAGGCGGCCCTGACCGCGCTCACCGGCGCCCCCTCAGCCCTGGTGCTGTCCACCGGCTACGCGGCGAACCTCGCGGCCCTGACCACCCTCGCCGATGCCGGCACGCTCATCGTCAGCGACGAGCACACCCACGCGAGCCTCATCGACGGCTGCCGCCTGTCGCGCGCCGCAGTCACGGTCTCGCGCCACAACGACCTCGACCACGTCGCCGACCTGCTCTCGCGCCGGGACGCCCCGCGCGCCGTCGTCGTCGCCGAGTCGATCTACTCGGTGCTCGGCGACGCCGCCCCCGTCGAGGACCTCATCGCCCTCACGGACGAGGTCGGGGCCCTCCTGATCATCGACGAGGCGCACGCGCTGGGGGTCGTCGGGCCCCGCGGTGGCGGGCTCGTCGCGGCGGCCGGCCAGGCCGGGGCCGAGCACGTCGTCGTCACCGGGACCCTGTCGAAGGCCTTCGGATCCCAGGGCGGAGCTGTGCTGTCCTCCCCGGACATCCGCGAGCACCTGGTCAACACGGCGCGACCGTTCATCTACGACACCGGCCTCGCCCCGGCAGCGGCCGGCGCAGCACTGGCCGCCCTGGGCGTGCTCGCCGACCACCCCGAGCTCCTCGACCGCCTCGGCGCCACCGCCGCCCGCCTCGCCGAGGCCTGCGGGGTCCCGACGCCGGCAGGCGCCGTCATGTCGGTGCGGATGCCGGGCCCTCACGAAGCGGTGGATGCCGTCGAGCTGGCGCGCGCGCACGGCATCCGGATCGGGTGCTTCCGGCCCCCGTCGACCCCCGACGGCTCCTCGCGGCTGCGGCTCACCGCGCATGCCGACCTCGATGACGCGGACCTCGAACGGGCCTGCGCCGTGCTCGAGACCCTGGTGCCCGACCATGGCTGA
- a CDS encoding adenosylmethionine--8-amino-7-oxononanoate transaminase codes for MTASPALPPHGPDPGSVEELLAFDRDHVWHPYSSALTPQDPYLVESANGIRLRLRDRAGEPREVIDAMSSWWCAIHGYAVPELDAAAHAQLGAMSHVMFGGLTHEPAIGLARRLVDLAPEGLEHVFLADSGSVSVEVAMKMALQWHLAAGRRRTRFFTVRGGYHGDTFSPMSVTDPVGGMHSLFRGVLPEHVFAPRPPGGIDRMPDDPEFLAWERETRALFGEHAASVAAVIVEPVLQGAGGMHVYSPHALAVLHDLAREHGALVIHDEIATGFHRTGPLWAGAGRRRSDLLVDSAPDILCVGKALTGGYLSLAAVLCTSAVARGVSAGEAGGLMHGPTFMGNPLACAIASANLDLLASRDTAGEVTRIEGGLTAGLERAASLTSVADVRVLGAVGVIQLREPVRAAEVTAAALDRGVWVRPFRDLVYTMPPYVTADDELATLTAGLVDAVEDVHG; via the coding sequence ATGACTGCCTCCCCCGCCCTGCCCCCGCACGGCCCTGACCCGGGCTCCGTCGAGGAGCTGCTGGCGTTCGACCGCGACCACGTCTGGCACCCGTACTCCTCCGCGCTGACCCCGCAGGATCCGTACCTCGTGGAGTCCGCGAACGGCATCCGGCTGCGGTTGCGCGACCGCGCAGGTGAGCCGCGCGAGGTCATCGACGCGATGTCGTCGTGGTGGTGCGCGATCCACGGGTACGCCGTGCCCGAGCTCGACGCCGCAGCGCACGCCCAGCTCGGTGCCATGTCGCACGTGATGTTCGGGGGGCTCACCCACGAGCCGGCGATCGGGCTGGCGAGGCGCCTCGTCGACCTCGCCCCGGAAGGTCTGGAGCACGTGTTCCTCGCCGACTCGGGGTCGGTGTCGGTCGAGGTCGCGATGAAGATGGCGCTGCAGTGGCACCTGGCCGCCGGTCGGCGACGCACCCGGTTCTTCACGGTCCGCGGCGGCTACCACGGCGACACGTTCTCGCCGATGTCGGTCACCGACCCCGTGGGAGGCATGCACAGCCTGTTCCGCGGGGTGCTGCCCGAGCACGTCTTCGCACCTCGCCCGCCCGGCGGCATCGATCGGATGCCGGACGACCCCGAGTTCCTCGCGTGGGAGCGCGAGACGCGCGCACTGTTCGGTGAGCACGCGGCATCCGTGGCGGCGGTGATCGTCGAACCCGTGCTGCAGGGGGCGGGCGGGATGCACGTCTACAGCCCGCACGCCCTCGCGGTGCTGCACGACCTGGCGCGAGAGCACGGGGCGCTGGTCATCCACGACGAGATCGCGACCGGGTTCCACCGGACCGGGCCGCTGTGGGCCGGGGCCGGCCGGCGCCGGAGTGACCTATTGGTCGATTCGGCACCGGACATCCTCTGCGTCGGCAAGGCACTGACCGGCGGCTACCTGTCTCTCGCCGCAGTGCTGTGCACCTCCGCCGTCGCCCGGGGCGTCAGCGCCGGTGAGGCCGGTGGGCTCATGCACGGCCCGACCTTCATGGGCAACCCGCTGGCCTGCGCCATCGCCTCGGCCAACCTCGACCTGCTGGCCTCGCGTGACACGGCCGGAGAAGTGACCCGGATCGAGGGTGGGCTGACAGCGGGACTGGAGCGAGCCGCATCCCTGACGAGCGTCGCGGACGTGCGCGTGCTGGGAGCCGTCGGTGTCATCCAGCTGCGCGAACCCGTGCGCGCCGCCGAGGTGACGGCGGCCGCCCTCGACCGCGGGGTGTGGGTGCGGCCGTTCCGCGACCTCGTCTACACGATGCCGCCCTACGTGACCGCGGACGACGAACTCGCCACCCTCACGGCCGGGCTCGTCGATGCCGTCGAGGACGTCCACGGCTGA
- a CDS encoding GntR family transcriptional regulator: MSLSTVTVDVLDPTPPYEQLRRQLADLIGSGVLMTGDRMPPVRQLAADLGLAPGTVARTYRELEHGGYVLSRRGGGTRVAPTPPRAATPQRALEEAAEAYLDRARVLGIPADEAVEVVRSKASGG; this comes from the coding sequence ATGAGCCTGTCCACCGTCACGGTCGACGTGCTCGACCCGACCCCGCCCTACGAGCAGCTGCGCCGACAACTCGCCGATCTCATCGGTTCGGGCGTGCTGATGACAGGGGACCGGATGCCGCCGGTGCGTCAGCTGGCGGCCGACCTCGGCCTTGCCCCGGGCACCGTGGCCCGCACGTACCGCGAGCTCGAGCACGGTGGGTACGTCCTGTCGCGCCGAGGTGGCGGCACCCGGGTCGCGCCGACCCCTCCCAGGGCCGCGACCCCGCAGCGAGCGCTCGAGGAGGCGGCCGAGGCCTACCTCGACCGCGCGCGGGTGCTCGGCATCCCGGCCGACGAGGCCGTTGAGGTCGTCAGGTCGAAGGCCTCTGGCGGCTGA